Proteins encoded together in one Streptomyces sp. B1I3 window:
- a CDS encoding transposase, with protein sequence MSGVITASQPSWIAPFSGLSPRQFGRLVTALRREGAYPVRKGRPWSLPLEDRVLLVAAYWRTNLTLRQLAPLFGVSKSAADRVIDHLGPSLALQQRKRFRKDTVLIVDGTLVPTRDHSVAEQSKNYRYSTNHQVVIDADTRLVVAVGRPLPDNRNDCKAWELSGAKAAVGRTTVIADGGYRGTGLVIPHRREPGQSELEAWKEEHNTSHRKVRARVEHAFARMKTWKILRDCRLKGDGVHYAMLGIARLHNLTLAG encoded by the coding sequence GTGTCTGGTGTGATCACGGCGTCGCAGCCCTCTTGGATAGCCCCGTTCAGCGGGTTGAGCCCGCGCCAGTTCGGCAGGCTGGTCACCGCGCTCCGGCGCGAGGGTGCATATCCGGTGCGCAAAGGCCGGCCATGGAGTCTGCCGCTGGAGGACCGCGTGCTGCTGGTCGCCGCGTACTGGCGGACCAACCTGACCCTGCGCCAACTAGCGCCGCTGTTCGGGGTGTCGAAGTCCGCGGCCGACCGCGTCATCGACCACCTCGGGCCATCGCTCGCGCTCCAGCAACGCAAGCGGTTCCGCAAGGACACCGTGCTCATCGTGGACGGCACCCTGGTCCCCACCCGCGACCACAGTGTCGCCGAGCAGTCGAAGAACTACCGGTACTCCACCAACCACCAGGTCGTCATCGACGCGGACACCCGGCTGGTCGTCGCAGTCGGCCGTCCTTTGCCCGACAACCGAAACGACTGCAAGGCATGGGAGCTGTCCGGTGCGAAGGCCGCCGTCGGCAGGACCACGGTCATCGCGGACGGCGGCTACCGGGGCACCGGTCTGGTCATCCCGCACCGTCGCGAACCCGGCCAGAGCGAACTCGAGGCATGGAAAGAGGAACACAACACCTCGCACCGCAAGGTCCGCGCCCGCGTCGAGCACGCCTTCGCCCGGATGAAGACCTGGAAGATCCTCCGCGACTGCCGCCTCAAAGGAGACGGCGTCCACTACGCCATGCTCGGCATCGCCCGCCTGCACAACCTCACCCTCGCCGGGTGA
- a CDS encoding transposase, translating to MRAREWKLVGASSPDATGQVIIDLDGVLVPAHSDKQDAAATWKKSYGHHPLMGFVDQGRGGAREPVAALLCPGNAAATPPPITSATRLALAQLPKRYRRGRSTLIRTDSASGAHEFVAWLAKRGTRLPHSVGMTITDTIQFAVLKVPACAWTPAVDEQGGEIREGVWTRRTRRRRPQGLAARDPDDRPQGTSAPGRPVTDHRR from the coding sequence GTGCGCGCGCGGGAATGGAAATTGGTCGGCGCCTCGTCACCGGACGCCACCGGGCAGGTGATCATAGACCTGGATGGAGTGCTGGTGCCAGCTCACTCCGACAAGCAGGACGCGGCCGCGACCTGGAAGAAGTCCTACGGGCATCATCCGCTCATGGGTTTCGTCGATCAGGGACGCGGCGGCGCCAGAGAGCCGGTGGCAGCCCTGCTGTGTCCAGGGAACGCGGCAGCAACACCGCCGCCGATCACATCCGCCACCCGGCTCGCCCTGGCCCAGCTTCCCAAGCGATATCGACGAGGCCGCTCCACCCTGATCCGCACCGACTCCGCCAGCGGCGCCCACGAGTTCGTCGCCTGGCTCGCGAAACGCGGAACGCGGCTGCCGCACTCGGTCGGGATGACCATCACCGACACCATTCAATTTGCCGTCCTGAAGGTTCCCGCCTGCGCCTGGACACCCGCCGTCGACGAACAGGGAGGCGAGATCCGCGAAGGCGTCTGGACCCGCCGAACTCGACGGCGACGCCCTCAAGGGCTGGCTGCAAGAGACCCGGATGATCGTCCGCAAGGAACGTCCGCACCTGGGCGCCCAGTTACGGATCACCGACGCTGA